A part of Flavobacteriaceae bacterium GSB9 genomic DNA contains:
- the rpsF gene encoding 30S ribosomal protein S6, whose product MNHYETVFILNPVLSEEQIKETVKKYEDFLVSNGAKMVAKEDWGLKKLAYPIQNKKSGFYHLFEYTVEGEVINALELEFRRDERFMRYLTVKLDKHAVAWAERRREKLKVKA is encoded by the coding sequence ATGAATCATTATGAAACTGTTTTCATCTTAAATCCCGTTTTATCTGAAGAACAGATAAAGGAAACAGTAAAGAAATACGAAGATTTTCTTGTTTCTAACGGAGCTAAGATGGTGGCAAAAGAAGATTGGGGGCTAAAAAAGTTGGCTTACCCAATACAGAACAAAAAAAGTGGTTTTTACCATTTGTTTGAGTACACCGTTGAAGGTGAGGTAATTAATGCCTTGGAATTAGAGTTTAGACGTGATGAGCGCTTTATGCGTTACTTAACTGTAAAGTTAGATAAGCACGCAGTAGCTTGGGCAGAGAGAAGAAGAGAAAAACTTAAAGTAAAAGCTTAA
- the rpsR gene encoding 30S ribosomal protein S18, whose amino-acid sequence MMSSIEQQSKGKKDGEIRYLTPLNIETTKQKKYCRFKKSGIKYVDYKDPDFLLKFVNEQGKILPRRLTGTSLKYQRKVSVAVKRARHLALMPYVADLLK is encoded by the coding sequence ATTATGTCATCAATAGAACAACAATCAAAAGGTAAAAAGGACGGAGAAATTAGATATTTAACGCCTTTAAATATTGAAACTACTAAGCAAAAAAAATACTGTCGTTTCAAAAAATCTGGAATTAAATATGTGGATTACAAAGATCCAGATTTCTTATTGAAGTTTGTAAACGAGCAGGGTAAAATTTTACCACGTCGTTTAACAGGAACTTCACTAAAGTATCAAAGAAAAGTGTCTGTTGCCGTAAAAAGAGCACGCCACTTAGCTTTAATGCCGTACGTAGCAGATTTATTAAAATAA
- the rplI gene encoding 50S ribosomal protein L9, protein MELILKQDVENLGFKDDVVTVKSGYGRNFLIPQGQAILATPSAKKVLAENLKQRAFKDKKLIEDANKTAEAIKGLDIKITAKATEGATAGDKLFGSVTKADLVEAFEKAGHTVDKKFVTITGGNIKRLGQYNAVVRLHREVIFDFPFEVIAQA, encoded by the coding sequence ATGGAACTTATATTAAAACAAGACGTTGAAAATTTAGGATTTAAAGACGATGTTGTAACAGTTAAGAGCGGTTATGGTAGAAATTTTTTAATTCCTCAAGGTCAAGCCATTTTGGCTACACCTTCTGCTAAAAAAGTATTGGCAGAAAACTTAAAACAAAGAGCTTTTAAAGACAAAAAATTAATAGAAGACGCTAACAAAACAGCCGAAGCTATTAAAGGATTGGATATTAAAATTACAGCAAAAGCTACCGAAGGAGCAACGGCTGGTGATAAATTATTTGGATCTGTAACCAAAGCCGATTTGGTTGAAGCTTTTGAAAAGGCAGGACATACAGTAGACAAAAAATTTGTAACCATTACTGGAGGGAACATCAAACGTTTAGGGCAGTACAATGCTGTTGTACGTTTGCACAGAGAAGTGATTTTCGATTTCCCTTTTGAGGTTATCGCACAGGCTTAA
- a CDS encoding DUF6495 family protein has product MKYRRLTKEQFEELHQEFINFLATQSITHDEWTNLKANKPELAETELDVFSDLVWEGVLNQAKYLEHFAPQHMYLFNLDEDKMHAIVVNVKNDDIDITTQEGYDWLRENLMDESVEFLQADKEYSEDKNADKFNMIEQGAVITKGELYQYFYKLIN; this is encoded by the coding sequence ATGAAATACAGAAGACTCACAAAAGAACAGTTTGAAGAATTACATCAAGAATTTATCAATTTCTTAGCAACGCAATCTATTACGCACGACGAATGGACCAATCTAAAAGCTAACAAACCAGAGTTGGCCGAAACAGAATTGGACGTTTTTAGCGATTTGGTTTGGGAAGGTGTTTTAAACCAAGCGAAATATTTAGAGCATTTTGCGCCCCAGCATATGTATCTGTTTAATTTAGATGAAGATAAAATGCACGCCATTGTGGTTAATGTGAAGAATGACGATATCGATATAACCACACAAGAAGGATATGATTGGCTACGGGAAAATTTAATGGATGAAAGTGTTGAGTTTTTACAGGCCGATAAAGAATATTCTGAAGATAAAAATGCCGATAAATTTAACATGATTGAGCAAGGCGCTGTCATAACCAAAGGTGAATTGTATCAATATTTTTATAAGCTTATAAATTAA
- the hisS gene encoding histidine--tRNA ligase has translation MAQKPSIPKGTRDFNPEQVAKRNYIFNTIRGAFETFGFQPIETPSFENSDTLMGKYGDEGDRLIFKILNSGDYLAKADNDAYNTKDSNKLTSSISEKALRYDLTVPFARYVVQHQNEIEFPFKRYQIQPVWRADRPQKGRFREFYQCDADVVGSDSLWQEVEFIQLYDTVFSALKLEGATIKINNRKILSGIAEVIGASDKLIDFTVALDKLDKIGEDKVKEEMRSKGISESGISKLQPLFTLSGSFESQIESLKGILNTSEEGKKGIEELTFINKAISELGLTTALLQLDVTLARGLNYYTGAIFEVAAPKTVKMGSIGGGGRYDDLTGVFGMKNVSGVGISFGLDRIYLVLEELGLFPETVNRNVEVLFINFGEQEALFSLKAIKQLRQQGVNAELYPDAAKMKKQMNHANKRNIPFVVIVGEEEVNSNTYALKNMATGSQEKVSLETLVATIKKS, from the coding sequence ATGGCCCAAAAACCAAGCATCCCAAAAGGTACCCGCGATTTTAATCCGGAGCAAGTAGCGAAAAGGAATTATATTTTTAACACCATTCGTGGTGCATTTGAAACTTTCGGGTTTCAGCCTATTGAAACGCCCAGTTTTGAAAACTCAGATACCTTAATGGGAAAATATGGTGATGAAGGTGATAGGTTGATTTTTAAGATTCTAAATTCTGGGGATTATTTGGCTAAAGCTGATAATGATGCTTACAATACAAAGGATTCAAATAAATTAACATCATCTATCTCCGAAAAAGCCCTCCGTTACGACCTTACTGTGCCTTTTGCCAGGTACGTGGTGCAACATCAAAACGAGATTGAATTCCCGTTTAAGCGGTATCAAATTCAACCAGTTTGGCGAGCCGATAGACCTCAAAAAGGTCGCTTTAGAGAGTTTTATCAATGCGATGCCGATGTGGTTGGGAGCGATTCTTTATGGCAGGAAGTGGAATTCATTCAATTATACGATACCGTTTTTTCAGCTTTAAAACTGGAGGGAGCTACCATAAAAATCAACAACCGAAAAATTTTATCGGGCATTGCAGAAGTAATCGGTGCATCCGATAAATTAATTGATTTTACCGTGGCGCTTGATAAACTCGATAAAATAGGTGAGGATAAGGTGAAAGAAGAGATGCGTTCAAAAGGTATTTCAGAATCGGGTATTTCAAAATTACAGCCGTTATTCACATTGTCGGGGAGTTTTGAGTCACAAATTGAAAGCTTAAAAGGTATTTTAAACACTTCTGAAGAAGGTAAAAAGGGTATTGAGGAACTAACTTTTATTAATAAAGCCATTTCAGAATTAGGCTTGACAACAGCTTTACTGCAATTAGACGTTACCTTAGCTCGTGGCTTAAATTATTATACTGGTGCCATTTTTGAAGTAGCTGCACCTAAGACAGTAAAAATGGGTTCGATAGGCGGTGGTGGACGTTACGATGATTTGACTGGTGTTTTTGGAATGAAAAACGTGAGTGGGGTAGGCATTAGTTTTGGTTTGGACCGTATTTATTTGGTGCTTGAGGAGTTGGGCTTATTTCCGGAAACCGTAAATAGAAATGTTGAGGTTTTGTTTATCAATTTTGGTGAACAGGAAGCTTTATTTAGTTTAAAAGCCATTAAGCAATTGCGCCAGCAAGGTGTTAATGCTGAGTTGTACCCAGATGCGGCCAAAATGAAAAAACAAATGAATCATGCCAACAAGCGTAATATCCCATTTGTGGTGATTGTGGGCGAAGAGGAGGTTAATTCAAATACCTATGCCTTGAAAAATATGGCTACCGGATCTCAAGAAAAAGTATCGTTAGAAACATTAGTGGCTACCATAAAAAAATCCTGA